The following proteins are co-located in the Diaphorobacter sp. HDW4B genome:
- a CDS encoding ABC transporter ATP-binding protein → MTDTTAALELRHLHKRFGKTEIIRDVSMSIAQGERVAIIGPNGAGKSTLFNLISASIAPTSGEILLDGQPIHGKRAFEVNRLGLARSFQISNLFTNLSVLENLRCAVLWSLGYRYAFWRLLGNLRDANARAEELLVTLGLERKRNELASQLAYAEQRALEIGITIAGGARVILLDEPTAGMSRSETAHFTDLIREVTEGRTLLTVEHDMSVVFNLADRIAVLVQGELIAFDTPANVRANPQVQQAYLGTLEQEPDAEAH, encoded by the coding sequence ATGACCGACACGACCGCAGCGCTCGAACTCCGCCATCTGCACAAGCGTTTCGGCAAGACCGAAATCATCCGCGACGTCAGCATGTCGATTGCGCAAGGCGAACGCGTGGCCATCATCGGGCCGAATGGTGCGGGCAAGTCCACGCTGTTCAATCTGATCAGTGCAAGCATTGCACCAACGTCCGGTGAAATCCTGCTCGACGGTCAACCCATTCACGGCAAGCGTGCGTTCGAGGTCAACCGATTGGGCTTGGCGCGCAGTTTTCAGATCAGCAATCTGTTCACGAACCTGAGCGTGTTGGAAAACCTGCGCTGCGCCGTGCTCTGGAGCCTTGGCTACCGTTATGCGTTCTGGCGTTTGCTCGGCAATCTGCGCGATGCCAATGCGCGCGCGGAGGAACTGCTGGTCACACTGGGGCTTGAGCGCAAGCGCAACGAGCTGGCCTCGCAACTGGCTTATGCCGAACAACGCGCGCTGGAAATCGGCATCACCATCGCAGGCGGTGCGCGCGTGATTCTGCTCGACGAACCCACCGCAGGCATGAGCCGCAGCGAGACCGCGCACTTCACCGACCTCATTCGCGAGGTCACCGAAGGCCGCACGCTGCTGACCGTCGAGCACGATATGAGCGTGGTCTTCAATCTGGCCGATCGCATTGCGGTGCTGGTGCAAGGCGAGTTGATCGCGTTCGACACGCCCGCCAACGTGCGCGCCAATCCGCAGGTGCAGCAAGCCTATCTCGGCACGCTGGAACAGGAACCGGATGCGGAGGCGCACTGA
- a CDS encoding branched-chain amino acid ABC transporter permease, with protein sequence MMGANSSRHAVLWAFGLFTLVLIVAPLIFTSSLAISVLSQIGCAIIICLSFNILFGQGGMLSFGHAVYSGLGAFAAVHAIQLASRGGLAIPLVLIPLVGGLASMLMAALLGFVSTRKAGTTFAMITLGIGELVAAIALMFPGVFGGEGGISINRVYGMPFFGLTFGPALQVYGLIAVYCLVCTVAMFLFTRTPLGRMLNAVRDNPVRAEFIGYDPQRVRHLAFIVSGFFAGVGGALMAIHLEIVTGADSLGMVRSGAYLLFVFIGGAAFFLGPVLGAVLMVCSTVLLSHFTKAWLLYLGLAFVLMVIFAPGGLMGICVSVVHAFRSGRVRRNMGHCLLLCMAAVPEFLGAAALIEMTYHLQLEGDFEPTLHFLNFTLNVHNAVHWTVAAVVMLVCAATVKYALTELERSK encoded by the coding sequence ATGATGGGCGCGAACTCTTCAAGGCATGCAGTGCTGTGGGCATTCGGGCTGTTCACGCTGGTGCTGATCGTGGCACCGCTGATCTTTACCAGTAGCCTGGCGATCAGCGTGCTTTCGCAGATCGGTTGCGCCATCATCATCTGCCTGTCGTTCAATATCCTGTTCGGACAGGGCGGCATGCTGAGTTTTGGTCACGCGGTCTATTCGGGTCTCGGGGCGTTCGCGGCAGTGCACGCCATCCAACTGGCATCGCGCGGCGGATTGGCGATTCCGCTGGTGCTCATTCCGTTGGTGGGCGGCTTGGCATCCATGCTGATGGCGGCCTTGTTGGGCTTTGTTTCCACGCGCAAGGCAGGCACCACGTTTGCGATGATCACGCTCGGCATTGGTGAACTGGTGGCGGCCATTGCACTCATGTTTCCCGGCGTGTTTGGCGGGGAGGGCGGCATCAGCATCAATCGTGTCTACGGTATGCCGTTTTTTGGACTCACGTTTGGCCCGGCGCTGCAGGTCTATGGGCTGATTGCCGTGTACTGCCTCGTTTGCACTGTGGCCATGTTTCTGTTCACCAGAACGCCGCTGGGCCGCATGCTCAACGCCGTGCGCGACAACCCGGTGCGTGCCGAATTCATCGGCTACGACCCGCAGCGTGTTCGTCATCTCGCGTTCATCGTTTCGGGGTTTTTTGCCGGTGTGGGTGGTGCGCTCATGGCCATCCATCTGGAGATCGTCACGGGTGCGGACAGCCTCGGCATGGTGCGCTCGGGAGCCTATCTGCTGTTTGTTTTCATCGGCGGCGCGGCCTTCTTTTTGGGGCCGGTGCTTGGCGCGGTGTTGATGGTCTGCTCGACCGTGCTGCTGTCGCATTTCACCAAGGCCTGGCTGCTGTATCTGGGGCTGGCGTTCGTGCTGATGGTGATCTTTGCGCCGGGTGGGTTGATGGGCATCTGCGTGTCGGTCGTGCACGCGTTTCGCAGTGGGCGCGTGCGGCGAAATATGGGCCACTGTCTTCTGCTGTGCATGGCCGCAGTGCCTGAATTTCTGGGCGCTGCCGCGTTGATCGAGATGACTTACCACCTGCAGCTCGAAGGCGATTTCGAGCCGACGCTGCACTTTTTGAACTTCACGCTGAACGTGCACAACGCCGTGCATTGGACGGTCGCCGCCGTGGTCATGCTTGTGTGCGCAGCCACGGTCAAGTACGCGCTGACCGAGTTGGAGCGGAGCAAATGA
- a CDS encoding branched-chain amino acid ABC transporter permease, which translates to MSFEFLAISLLNGISYGLLLFMLSSGLTLIFSMMGMLNFAHASFYMLGAYLGYSLSDTMGFWPALVAAPCVVGLLGATFERFVLRRVHAFGHVAELLVTFGLSYLVLEIVQLIWGRSVVPYGLPQSLQGPLFSLYGMQFPKSRAFIMLVAVLMLVAVWLMLKRTRMGLVVQAALTHPQMVEALGHNVPRVFMLVFGAGCALAGLAGVIGGNTYVTEPGMAASLGSIIFVVVVVGGLGSLAGAFIASLLIGVVQTFAVGLDVSLAQLLGITDSASSLLQLSISQIAPILPFLLLVLMLIVRPRGLMGRRGE; encoded by the coding sequence ATGAGTTTCGAGTTTCTCGCCATCTCGCTTTTGAACGGCATCAGCTACGGCCTGCTGCTGTTCATGCTGAGCTCGGGCCTCACGCTCATCTTCAGCATGATGGGGATGCTGAACTTCGCGCACGCGAGCTTCTACATGCTGGGCGCGTATCTGGGCTACTCGCTGTCGGACACGATGGGTTTCTGGCCGGCGCTGGTGGCCGCGCCTTGCGTCGTGGGCTTGCTGGGTGCCACGTTCGAGCGGTTCGTGCTGCGGCGCGTGCATGCATTCGGGCATGTGGCCGAGTTGCTGGTGACCTTTGGCCTGTCGTATCTGGTGCTGGAAATCGTGCAGCTCATATGGGGCCGTTCGGTCGTTCCCTATGGATTGCCTCAGTCCCTGCAAGGCCCGCTGTTCAGCCTTTACGGTATGCAGTTTCCCAAGTCGCGCGCTTTCATCATGCTGGTGGCGGTGCTGATGCTGGTGGCCGTGTGGTTGATGCTCAAACGCACGCGCATGGGCCTCGTGGTTCAGGCCGCGCTCACGCATCCGCAGATGGTCGAAGCACTGGGCCACAACGTGCCGCGCGTGTTCATGCTGGTGTTCGGCGCGGGCTGTGCGCTGGCGGGGCTGGCGGGCGTCATCGGCGGCAACACCTATGTGACCGAGCCCGGCATGGCGGCGTCGCTGGGCTCCATCATCTTCGTGGTCGTGGTGGTTGGCGGCTTGGGGTCGCTTGCCGGTGCATTCATCGCGTCGCTGCTGATCGGCGTCGTGCAGACCTTTGCGGTTGGGCTCGACGTGTCGCTCGCGCAGTTGCTTGGCATCACCGACAGCGCTTCGTCGCTGCTGCAACTCAGCATCTCGCAGATCGCGCCGATACTGCCGTTTCTGTTGTTGGTGCTGATGCTGATCGTGCGCCCGCGCGGACTGATGGGGAGGCGTGGCGAATGA
- a CDS encoding 3-(methylthio)propionyl-CoA ligase, translated as MLGLMQSQPLLISSLIQFAERHHGDAEIVSRRVEGDIHRYTYRDLASRARKIAKALDAEGLAPSDRVASLAWNGYRHMELYYGVSGSQRVLHTVNPRLHPEQIAWIVNHAEDQLLCFDMTFLPIIQAVHAHCPTVKKWIALCDADKLPADTGIPNLVSYEAWIGAQSDTYDWPDFDENSASSLCYTSGTTGNPKGALYSHRSTVLHAFAAALPDVMGISARDAVLPVVPMFHVNAWGTPYMAALTGAKVVFPGPALDGKSVYELIEAEGVTMAAGVPTVWQMLLNHVTNNKLQFHSLKRTVIGGSACPPAMIDAFQDEYGVTVLHAWGMTEMSPLGSLSTLKNKHLNLPREEQMKLLQKQGRAFCGVDLKIVNAEGKEQPWDGKSYGDLMARGHWVLQSYYKGSNPLVNDEHGRGWFPTGDVATIDPDGFMHITDRTKDVIKSGGEWISSIDIENIAMAHPSVAMAACIGMPHPKWDERPIVAVSLKPGKELTREELLKFYEGKTAKWQIPDDVVFVEAIPLGATGKMLKTKLREDLKDYKLPSL; from the coding sequence ATGCTGGGCCTAATGCAGAGCCAACCGTTGTTGATTTCATCCCTGATCCAGTTTGCCGAGCGGCACCACGGCGATGCGGAGATCGTCTCGCGTCGCGTGGAAGGGGACATCCACCGCTATACCTACCGTGATCTGGCCAGCCGCGCCCGCAAGATCGCCAAGGCGCTCGACGCCGAAGGTCTTGCTCCCAGTGACCGCGTCGCATCGCTGGCCTGGAACGGCTACCGCCACATGGAGCTGTACTACGGCGTGAGCGGCTCCCAGCGCGTGCTGCACACCGTCAACCCGCGTCTGCATCCCGAGCAGATCGCCTGGATCGTCAATCATGCCGAAGACCAGTTGCTGTGCTTCGACATGACCTTTCTGCCCATCATTCAGGCCGTGCACGCGCATTGCCCGACAGTGAAGAAGTGGATCGCCCTGTGCGACGCGGACAAGCTGCCCGCAGACACCGGCATCCCCAATCTGGTGAGCTACGAAGCATGGATCGGCGCGCAGTCCGACACCTATGACTGGCCCGATTTCGACGAAAACTCCGCATCGAGCCTGTGCTACACCAGCGGCACCACGGGCAACCCCAAGGGCGCGCTCTACAGCCACCGCTCGACCGTGCTGCACGCCTTTGCCGCCGCGCTGCCGGACGTGATGGGCATCTCCGCACGCGACGCCGTGCTGCCCGTCGTGCCCATGTTCCATGTGAACGCCTGGGGCACGCCCTACATGGCGGCGCTCACGGGTGCCAAGGTGGTGTTCCCCGGTCCGGCGCTCGATGGCAAGTCGGTCTACGAACTGATCGAGGCCGAAGGCGTGACCATGGCTGCGGGCGTGCCCACGGTCTGGCAGATGCTGCTCAACCATGTGACGAACAACAAGCTCCAATTCCACAGCTTGAAGCGCACGGTCATCGGCGGTTCGGCCTGCCCACCGGCGATGATCGACGCCTTCCAGGACGAATACGGCGTGACCGTGCTCCACGCCTGGGGCATGACCGAAATGAGCCCGCTGGGTTCGCTCTCCACGCTCAAGAACAAGCACCTGAACCTGCCGCGCGAAGAGCAGATGAAGCTGCTGCAAAAGCAGGGCCGCGCGTTCTGCGGCGTCGATCTCAAGATCGTCAACGCCGAAGGCAAGGAGCAACCTTGGGACGGCAAGAGCTACGGCGACCTGATGGCGCGCGGCCACTGGGTGCTGCAGAGCTACTACAAGGGCAGCAACCCGCTGGTCAACGACGAGCATGGCCGCGGCTGGTTCCCCACGGGCGACGTGGCGACCATCGATCCCGATGGCTTCATGCACATCACTGACCGCACCAAGGACGTGATCAAGTCCGGCGGTGAATGGATCAGCTCCATCGACATCGAGAACATCGCCATGGCGCACCCCTCCGTCGCGATGGCCGCCTGCATCGGCATGCCGCACCCCAAGTGGGACGAGCGCCCGATCGTGGCGGTGTCGCTCAAGCCAGGCAAGGAACTGACGCGCGAAGAGCTGCTCAAGTTCTACGAAGGCAAGACCGCCAAGTGGCAGATTCCCGATGATGTGGTGTTCGTCGAGGCCATTCCGCTCGGCGCCACGGGCAAGATGCTCAAGACCAAGCTGCGCGAAGACTTGAAGGATTACAAGCTGCCAAGTCTCTGA
- a CDS encoding YdiU family protein, translating into MTSAPDAASTSTPESPFHTADFADLGPQFFTALQPTPLPEPHWIARNPAVAQLAGIDPQWLETDEALQVLTGNIVLPGTQPIATVYSGHQFGVWAGQLGDGRAILLGETDKGKEIQLKGAGRTPYSRMGDGRAVLRSSIREYLCSEAMHGLGIPTTRAMALIGSPAPVYREQPETAAVVTRVSPSFIRFGHFEHFSTRRDTHSLRQLADHVIDQFYPACRTGGAFENNAYANLLQAVSERTAVMLAQWQAVGFCHGVMNTDNMSILGLTIDYGPFQFLDAYVPDHVCNHSDSQGRYAFDQQPSVAYWNLLYLAQALLPLVGEVDTARAAVASYPEVFAHEFKLRMAAKLGLPAKSIQAPEFVELLQSLLDLMAQDAVDYSIFWRRLSLVVNGKADNETLRDIVLQREVLDGWLVRYRELLAAHEDPKAQAAMLTTNPRFVLRNHVGEIAIRAATQGDFSVVNTLQDILTTPFDEHPGQDSFADFPPDWASHISISCSS; encoded by the coding sequence ATGACTTCAGCTCCAGATGCCGCAAGCACTTCGACTCCCGAATCCCCGTTTCACACTGCGGATTTCGCCGACTTGGGCCCGCAGTTCTTCACCGCGCTGCAGCCCACGCCGCTGCCCGAGCCACATTGGATAGCCCGCAATCCGGCGGTGGCCCAACTGGCGGGCATCGATCCCCAATGGCTGGAAACCGACGAGGCGCTGCAGGTATTGACCGGCAACATCGTGCTGCCGGGAACGCAGCCGATCGCCACGGTCTACAGCGGCCATCAGTTCGGCGTCTGGGCCGGACAGCTGGGTGATGGCCGCGCCATTCTGCTCGGCGAGACAGACAAGGGCAAGGAAATCCAGCTCAAAGGCGCAGGCCGCACGCCCTACTCCCGCATGGGCGATGGCCGCGCTGTGCTGCGCTCGTCGATCCGCGAATATCTGTGCAGCGAGGCCATGCACGGTCTGGGCATTCCCACTACCCGGGCGATGGCGCTGATCGGCTCGCCCGCGCCGGTCTACCGCGAACAGCCCGAAACCGCCGCCGTGGTCACGCGCGTGTCGCCCAGCTTCATCCGCTTCGGGCACTTCGAGCATTTCTCGACGCGCCGTGACACGCATTCGCTGCGCCAGTTGGCCGATCATGTGATCGACCAGTTCTACCCCGCATGCCGCACCGGTGGAGCCTTCGAGAACAACGCCTACGCCAATCTGCTGCAGGCTGTGAGCGAACGCACGGCCGTGATGCTCGCCCAATGGCAGGCCGTCGGCTTCTGCCACGGCGTGATGAACACCGACAACATGAGCATTCTGGGCCTGACCATCGACTACGGCCCGTTCCAGTTTCTCGATGCCTACGTGCCGGATCACGTCTGCAACCACAGCGACAGCCAGGGTCGCTACGCCTTCGACCAGCAGCCCAGCGTCGCCTATTGGAATCTGCTGTACCTCGCGCAGGCCCTGCTGCCGCTGGTGGGCGAGGTCGACACCGCGCGTGCGGCCGTCGCGAGCTACCCGGAAGTGTTTGCTCACGAGTTCAAACTGCGCATGGCCGCCAAGCTGGGCCTGCCAGCCAAGAGCATCCAAGCCCCCGAGTTCGTGGAACTGCTGCAGTCACTGCTTGACCTGATGGCGCAGGACGCGGTGGACTACAGCATCTTCTGGCGTCGCCTGTCGCTGGTGGTGAATGGCAAGGCCGACAATGAAACCCTGCGCGACATCGTCCTGCAGCGCGAAGTGCTCGACGGCTGGCTGGTGCGCTACCGTGAACTATTGGCCGCCCACGAGGATCCCAAGGCACAGGCCGCGATGCTCACGACCAACCCACGTTTCGTGCTGCGCAACCACGTGGGCGAAATCGCGATACGCGCGGCGACGCAAGGGGATTTCTCTGTAGTGAATACACTTCAGGACATCCTGACAACGCCTTTCGATGAACACCCGGGGCAGGACAGCTTTGCGGATTTCCCGCCGGACTGGGCCTCCCACATTTCCATCAGTTGCTCTTCATGA
- the msrB gene encoding peptide-methionine (R)-S-oxide reductase MsrB — protein sequence MTYRIEKTDAEWQQTLRDKGAEPRAFDVTRHAATERPFTGKYEAFWDDGSYHCICCGAKLFDSFTKFDAGCGWPSFSEAVPGSIKEIVDHSHGMVRTETVCAQCGAHLGHVFPDGPAPTGLRYCMNSASLDFESDK from the coding sequence ATGACCTACCGAATCGAAAAAACGGACGCCGAATGGCAGCAGACCCTGCGTGACAAGGGTGCCGAGCCACGCGCCTTCGACGTCACGCGCCACGCGGCCACCGAACGCCCGTTCACCGGCAAATACGAAGCCTTCTGGGACGACGGCAGCTACCACTGCATCTGCTGCGGCGCCAAGCTGTTCGACTCGTTCACCAAGTTCGACGCCGGCTGCGGCTGGCCGAGCTTTTCCGAAGCCGTGCCGGGCTCCATCAAGGAAATCGTCGATCACAGCCACGGCATGGTCCGCACCGAGACGGTATGCGCCCAATGCGGTGCCCACCTCGGCCATGTGTTCCCCGATGGCCCGGCCCCCACCGGTCTGCGCTACTGCATGAATTCCGCTTCTCTGGACTTCGAGTCCGACAAGTAA
- a CDS encoding septation protein A, producing the protein MKLLLDFFPIILFFVAYKVWGIYVATGVAIAATVLQLAYMRIKTGKTEPMQWVSLAIIVVFGGATLLAHNENFIKWKPTVLYWVMGTVLLIGQLVFNKNFIRTLMGTQIQLPDPVWKNLNWGWTGFFAVMGALNLWVAFNFDTDTWVNFKLFGGMGLMIVFVIAQAIYLSRHVKEEEPAATQASAPAEDAKP; encoded by the coding sequence ATGAAACTGCTGCTCGATTTCTTCCCCATCATCCTGTTCTTTGTCGCGTACAAGGTCTGGGGAATCTACGTGGCCACGGGCGTGGCGATCGCCGCCACCGTGCTGCAACTGGCCTACATGCGCATCAAGACCGGCAAGACCGAGCCCATGCAATGGGTGAGCCTCGCCATCATCGTGGTGTTCGGCGGCGCAACGCTGCTCGCCCACAACGAGAACTTCATCAAGTGGAAGCCCACCGTGCTCTACTGGGTGATGGGCACAGTGCTGCTGATCGGCCAGCTCGTGTTCAACAAGAACTTCATCCGCACGCTGATGGGCACGCAGATCCAGCTGCCCGATCCCGTCTGGAAGAACCTCAACTGGGGCTGGACCGGCTTCTTCGCGGTGATGGGCGCGCTCAACCTGTGGGTGGCCTTCAACTTCGACACCGACACCTGGGTCAACTTCAAACTCTTCGGTGGCATGGGTCTGATGATCGTCTTCGTGATCGCACAGGCCATCTACCTGAGCCGCCATGTCAAGGAAGAAGAACCCGCTGCAACACAGGCCAGCGCTCCTGCAGAGGATGCCAAGCCATGA
- a CDS encoding BolA family transcriptional regulator: protein MIEVTAGNMQELLQRTLNPTQLEVIDESGQHAGHVGANGTGFGTHFRVRIASPLFEGKSRVAKHRLVYDSLQTFIDNGAHAIAIEIL from the coding sequence ATGATCGAAGTTACCGCAGGCAACATGCAGGAACTTCTGCAACGCACGCTGAATCCCACGCAGCTTGAAGTGATCGACGAAAGCGGACAGCATGCGGGTCATGTTGGTGCCAACGGCACCGGTTTCGGAACCCACTTTCGCGTACGCATTGCGTCACCATTGTTTGAAGGCAAGTCTCGCGTAGCCAAGCACAGGCTTGTGTATGATTCGCTGCAGACTTTCATCGACAACGGCGCACACGCCATTGCGATTGAAATTCTCTGA
- a CDS encoding peptidylprolyl isomerase: MKKKLMSGLVAAALLGTVVLPASAQNLAIVNGKPVPSARADALKQQVERSGRPITPEVEGQIKEEVIAREIFMQEAKKRGLEGSAEYKNQLELARQTILIRSLFEEYQKKNPVTDAEIQAEYDKFVAANSGKEYKASHILVESEDQAKSIIAQVNKGAKFEEIAKKESKDPGSGAKGGDLDWANPSNYVAEFTEALVKLKKGEMTAVPVKSQFGWHIIRLDDTRDAQLPKLDEVKPQIAQQLQQQKLAKFQEDLRTKAKVQ, encoded by the coding sequence ATGAAGAAAAAGCTCATGTCCGGCCTCGTGGCCGCCGCGTTGCTGGGCACCGTAGTTTTGCCCGCTTCGGCTCAGAATCTCGCCATCGTGAACGGCAAGCCGGTTCCTTCCGCGCGCGCCGACGCACTGAAGCAGCAAGTGGAACGCTCGGGTCGCCCGATCACTCCTGAAGTCGAAGGCCAGATCAAGGAAGAAGTGATCGCCCGCGAAATCTTCATGCAGGAAGCCAAGAAGCGCGGCCTGGAAGGCTCTGCTGAATACAAAAATCAGCTCGAACTGGCTCGCCAGACCATCCTGATCCGCAGCCTGTTCGAAGAGTACCAAAAGAAGAACCCCGTCACCGACGCGGAAATTCAGGCTGAGTACGACAAGTTCGTGGCCGCCAACTCCGGCAAGGAATACAAGGCCAGCCACATCCTGGTCGAATCCGAAGACCAGGCCAAGAGCATCATCGCCCAAGTCAACAAGGGCGCGAAGTTCGAAGAAATCGCCAAGAAAGAGTCCAAGGACCCCGGATCCGGCGCCAAGGGTGGCGACCTCGACTGGGCCAACCCCAGCAACTACGTGGCCGAGTTCACCGAAGCTCTGGTGAAGCTCAAGAAGGGCGAAATGACTGCAGTGCCGGTCAAGAGCCAATTCGGCTGGCACATCATCCGTCTGGACGACACCCGCGACGCGCAACTGCCCAAGCTGGACGAAGTCAAGCCACAGATCGCTCAGCAACTGCAACAGCAGAAGCTGGCCAAGTTCCAGGAAGACCTGCGCACCAAGGCCAAGGTTCAGTAA
- a CDS encoding DUF1624 domain-containing protein, giving the protein MNPTEARPFRSPRYDVVDALRGVAMVWMTIFHFCFDLSHLGLWRQNFLVDPFWTQQRVMIVSLFLFCAGLGQSIAWAQGQTWARFFRRWLQIAGAAVLVSIGSYLMFPQSYIHFGVLHGIAVMLVIVRLTSGWGNWLWLAGLVAILSPWAAQMWLSGAGENWAGLMNGRALNWLGWITQKPITEDYVPVFPWLGVMWWGMAAGQWLQRRRSDWLSVKVPKSAGWLSLMGRWSLSYYLLHQPILLGVLSALIWVMK; this is encoded by the coding sequence ATGAATCCCACCGAGGCGAGGCCGTTCCGATCCCCCCGTTACGACGTCGTGGACGCGCTGCGTGGCGTGGCCATGGTCTGGATGACGATCTTTCATTTCTGCTTCGATCTGTCCCACTTGGGGCTGTGGCGGCAGAACTTTCTGGTCGACCCGTTCTGGACCCAGCAGCGCGTGATGATCGTGAGCCTGTTTCTGTTCTGTGCGGGGTTGGGGCAGTCGATTGCCTGGGCGCAGGGTCAGACTTGGGCGCGCTTTTTCAGGCGTTGGCTGCAGATCGCGGGAGCTGCGGTGCTGGTCAGCATCGGCTCCTATCTCATGTTTCCGCAGAGCTATATCCACTTCGGCGTGCTGCACGGAATTGCCGTGATGCTGGTGATCGTCCGGTTGACGTCCGGCTGGGGCAACTGGTTGTGGCTTGCGGGGCTGGTGGCGATTCTGTCGCCGTGGGCTGCGCAAATGTGGCTGAGTGGCGCGGGCGAGAACTGGGCGGGGCTGATGAATGGCCGCGCTTTGAACTGGCTGGGCTGGATCACGCAAAAGCCGATCACCGAGGACTATGTACCGGTGTTTCCGTGGCTGGGTGTGATGTGGTGGGGCATGGCCGCCGGGCAATGGCTGCAGCGCAGGCGCAGTGACTGGCTGAGCGTGAAAGTGCCCAAGAGTGCGGGATGGCTGTCGCTCATGGGGCGCTGGAGTCTGAGCTACTACCTGCTGCATCAGCCCATCTTGCTGGGGGTTCTGTCGGCGCTGATCTGGGTGATGAAGTGA
- the infA gene encoding translation initiation factor IF-1, with amino-acid sequence MAKEELIEMQGSVTEVLPDSRFRVTLENGHQLIAYTGGKMRKHHIRILAGDKVSLEMSPYDLTKGRITFRHLAGRGPGPGPGQSSGGGKR; translated from the coding sequence ATGGCCAAAGAAGAACTCATTGAGATGCAAGGAAGCGTCACGGAAGTCTTGCCCGACTCCCGTTTCCGCGTGACTCTGGAAAACGGACACCAACTGATCGCCTATACCGGCGGCAAGATGCGCAAGCACCACATCCGCATTCTGGCGGGTGACAAGGTATCGCTTGAAATGTCTCCCTACGACCTGACCAAGGGTCGCATCACCTTCCGTCATCTGGCAGGTCGCGGCCCAGGCCCAGGACCCGGACAATCGTCCGGTGGCGGCAAGCGCTGA
- a CDS encoding HPP family protein, with translation MTSTSPTQTPSAESRPSLADWLRRFWPAPLSIDRKERVRMLVGIVLAVGATAAMAHWWGMLHPPGLWMVASFAASSVLVIGLPSSPLAQPWAVFGGSVMSATVGVLVAHWVPHLVIATPVAVGLAVGLMMLMRCLHPPGAALALLAVLEPATHTGRYLGFVLFDVILLLVIGIIYNRLTGRVYPPAKLAEAAAKTTALGKPSPFTEADLDAALKSHNRVIDISRSDLESLLQHAAKAAFQRTLGDLRCDAIMSSPVHAIKESASLSEGWELMQSHAVKALPVIDENQTVIGIVTTTDLLHQQFAQESSEGLGQKLRSLIPWRGAKKPQTIGSLMSSPVQVARMDQHVMDLVPMFSAKGRRHVPIVNDENRLVGIISQTDVIKTLANALAP, from the coding sequence ATGACGAGCACTTCTCCAACGCAGACACCTTCCGCCGAATCGCGTCCTTCCTTGGCCGACTGGCTGCGCCGCTTCTGGCCTGCGCCGCTGTCGATCGATCGCAAGGAGCGTGTGCGCATGTTGGTCGGTATTGTTCTGGCCGTCGGCGCGACTGCGGCCATGGCCCATTGGTGGGGCATGTTGCATCCGCCGGGGCTCTGGATGGTGGCGTCGTTCGCGGCCAGCTCCGTGCTGGTGATCGGACTGCCGTCGAGCCCGCTGGCTCAGCCTTGGGCGGTGTTCGGTGGCAGTGTGATGTCGGCAACAGTCGGTGTGCTGGTCGCTCACTGGGTGCCGCATCTGGTGATCGCCACGCCGGTGGCTGTGGGGTTGGCCGTTGGCTTGATGATGCTGATGCGCTGCCTGCACCCGCCGGGCGCGGCGCTGGCATTGCTGGCCGTGCTGGAGCCTGCCACGCATACCGGTCGATATCTGGGGTTTGTGCTCTTCGATGTGATTCTGCTGCTGGTGATCGGCATCATCTACAACCGCCTGACTGGCCGGGTCTATCCGCCTGCCAAGTTGGCCGAGGCCGCTGCCAAGACCACCGCGCTGGGGAAGCCCAGTCCGTTCACCGAGGCAGACCTCGACGCCGCGCTCAAGAGCCACAACCGCGTGATCGACATCAGTCGCAGCGATCTGGAAAGCCTGCTGCAGCACGCCGCCAAAGCCGCATTCCAGCGCACCTTGGGCGATCTGCGCTGTGATGCGATCATGTCTTCGCCTGTGCATGCCATCAAGGAAAGCGCATCTCTCAGCGAAGGCTGGGAACTGATGCAGAGCCACGCAGTGAAGGCTTTGCCAGTGATTGACGAAAACCAGACAGTCATTGGCATTGTTACCACAACCGATTTGCTCCATCAGCAATTTGCGCAGGAGTCCTCCGAAGGGCTTGGTCAAAAACTGCGCTCGCTCATTCCGTGGCGCGGTGCAAAAAAGCCGCAAACCATTGGCTCGCTGATGTCGTCCCCAGTGCAGGTGGCGCGCATGGACCAGCATGTCATGGACCTGGTGCCCATGTTCTCCGCCAAGGGCAGGCGGCATGTGCCCATCGTGAATGATGAAAATCGGTTGGTCGGCATCATTAGCCAGACCGATGTGATCAAAACTTTGGCAAACGCGCTCGCGCCATGA